A section of the Ciceribacter thiooxidans genome encodes:
- a CDS encoding recombinase family protein has protein sequence MRIGYARVSTSDQNIDLQLQALAEAGCDHVFTDQGHSGASRNRPGLAQSMGRLKPGDTLVIWRLDRLGRSLSHLIEVVTELGRRNIGLYSITEAINTASAGGILIFHIMGALAEFERTLISERTKAGMSAARARGRQIGRPVKLPPDSVADAMQAIGAGELSATDAARELGVSRATLYRAMGRSRRYASECGALDLLAEALT, from the coding sequence ATGCGGATAGGTTATGCGCGTGTATCGACGTCCGACCAGAACATCGACCTGCAGTTGCAGGCGCTCGCGGAGGCCGGATGCGACCATGTCTTCACCGACCAGGGCCATTCCGGCGCCTCGCGCAACCGTCCGGGTCTCGCGCAGTCGATGGGCCGGCTGAAGCCCGGCGACACGCTCGTCATCTGGCGGCTCGACCGGCTGGGGCGCTCGCTCTCCCATCTCATCGAAGTGGTCACCGAGCTCGGACGCCGCAACATCGGCCTCTATTCGATCACCGAGGCGATCAACACGGCCTCGGCCGGCGGCATCCTGATCTTCCACATCATGGGGGCGCTTGCGGAATTCGAACGGACGCTGATCTCGGAGCGGACCAAGGCCGGCATGTCGGCGGCGCGCGCCCGCGGCCGGCAGATCGGCCGGCCGGTGAAGCTGCCGCCCGATAGCGTCGCCGACGCGATGCAGGCGATCGGCGCGGGCGAGCTCTCGGCCACCGATGCCGCCCGCGAGCTCGGGGTGAGCCGCGCCACGCTCTACCGGGCGATGGGCCGGAGCAGGCGGTACGCAAGTGAGTGCGGTGCGCTGGACCTCCTGGCCGAGGCGCTCACCTGA
- a CDS encoding acyltransferase — translation MRGGQIQIWNGSKVEIGSGCLLGFIDIFANRGANIQVGKNVGFTWTVKLHAHEFGILTVGDECLIAKDSLITISDMHSIIDLRTKERINPAANVSIGKRVWLAENVRVLKGVVIGDGSIIGTCSVVTKDIPPESLAIGTPARVVRDGVTWSHELI, via the coding sequence ATGCGTGGCGGCCAGATCCAAATATGGAACGGCAGCAAAGTTGAAATTGGCTCGGGTTGCCTGCTCGGCTTTATTGACATATTTGCAAACCGAGGCGCGAACATTCAAGTCGGAAAGAACGTTGGCTTTACCTGGACGGTGAAGCTTCACGCCCACGAATTCGGCATTCTGACAGTTGGTGATGAATGCCTCATTGCGAAAGACAGCCTGATCACCATTAGCGATATGCATTCCATCATCGATTTGCGAACAAAAGAGCGGATAAATCCCGCCGCGAACGTTTCGATCGGCAAGCGAGTATGGCTGGCCGAAAATGTTCGCGTTCTCAAGGGCGTGGTCATAGGAGACGGATCTATAATAGGAACCTGCTCGGTTGTGACGAAGGATATTCCACCTGAGAGCCTTGCGATAGGCACTCCTGCTCGCGTTGTGCGGGATGGCGTCACATGGAGCCATGAACTGATCTAG
- a CDS encoding MarR family winged helix-turn-helix transcriptional regulator produces MPRTKDGEPNPQSAIDFSMMEDAVGYRLRRAQLAVFQQFNEAFAAKDLRPTDFAVLLLLSCNQGLKQSEVAEALGIQRANFVAIVDGLEEKGLVERRKSETDRRVQALYTTRTGAEYLNELMPIWAEHEERLIARLGGTGERDQLIHLLKRLCD; encoded by the coding sequence ATGCCGAGAACAAAAGACGGGGAACCAAATCCACAGTCGGCAATCGATTTTTCCATGATGGAGGATGCGGTCGGGTATCGATTGCGCCGGGCGCAACTGGCGGTCTTCCAGCAATTCAACGAGGCGTTCGCCGCCAAGGACCTGCGACCGACCGATTTCGCGGTCCTGCTGCTGCTCAGCTGCAATCAGGGCCTGAAGCAGAGCGAAGTCGCCGAAGCGCTCGGCATCCAGCGGGCGAATTTCGTCGCGATCGTCGACGGTCTCGAAGAGAAGGGGCTGGTGGAGCGCCGGAAGTCGGAAACCGACCGGCGCGTGCAGGCGCTCTATACGACGAGGACGGGCGCCGAGTACCTGAACGAGCTGATGCCGATCTGGGCAGAGCATGAGGAACGCCTCATCGCACGGCTCGGCGGCACCGGCGAACGCGACCAGCTGATCCATCTCCTGAAACGTCTCTGCGACTGA
- a CDS encoding transglutaminase family protein — protein MRLKITHTTEYRYDQPISYSLQRLRLTPQSSPGQKVRSWQVAVDGAAIEAGYDDHFGNHVQLVSGEGGDRQLHIVASGEVETEDRAGVFGPHAGDTPLWLFLRDTPRTRAGKQVRELARNLPDDDPLARMHALMNAIHENVRYQPGMTGTETTAEEALKAGHGVCQDHAHIFIAAARSLDIPARYVSGYLMMDGQEEQTATHAWAEAHLPGLGWVGFDAANRVCPDARYVRIASGLCYADAAPVSGMRIGPAGENLSVAVVVRRQEQAQSQN, from the coding sequence ATGCGGCTGAAAATCACCCATACGACCGAATACCGCTACGACCAGCCGATCTCCTACTCGCTGCAAAGGCTGCGGCTGACCCCGCAGAGTTCGCCCGGGCAGAAGGTGCGGTCCTGGCAGGTCGCCGTCGACGGTGCGGCGATCGAGGCCGGATACGACGATCATTTCGGCAACCATGTGCAACTGGTCTCCGGCGAGGGCGGCGACAGGCAGCTCCACATTGTCGCCTCCGGCGAGGTCGAGACGGAGGACCGCGCCGGCGTCTTCGGGCCCCACGCGGGCGACACCCCGCTCTGGCTCTTCCTGCGCGACACGCCGCGCACGAGGGCCGGAAAACAGGTGCGCGAACTGGCCCGCAACCTTCCCGACGACGATCCGCTCGCCCGCATGCATGCGCTGATGAACGCGATCCACGAGAACGTGCGCTATCAGCCGGGCATGACCGGCACCGAGACGACCGCCGAAGAGGCGCTGAAGGCCGGCCACGGCGTCTGCCAGGACCATGCCCATATCTTCATCGCAGCCGCCCGGAGCCTCGACATCCCCGCCCGCTACGTCTCCGGCTATCTGATGATGGACGGGCAGGAGGAGCAGACGGCGACCCACGCCTGGGCGGAGGCGCATCTTCCGGGGCTCGGCTGGGTCGGCTTCGATGCGGCAAACCGCGTCTGCCCGGATGCGCGCTATGTGCGGATCGCCTCCGGCCTCTGCTATGCCGACGCCGCGCCGGTCTCCGGCATGCGGATCGGCCCGGCGGGCGAAAACCTCTCGGTCGCCGTCGTCGTCAGGCGCCAGGAACAGGCCCAAAGCCAGAACTGA
- a CDS encoding alpha-E domain-containing protein — MLGRTANGLYWMFRYIERAENVARLVDAGLRVSLTRSSTSDEDWDAVLQSAGVRDAFGAGHDTLTAADAIDFMLRDPANHSSVASSIEAARNNARMVRTALTRETWEATNECWISLRQTLARRLKPADLPEVIGAIKNGTGLIRGAFHGSMLRNEIYNFARIGTFIERADNTSRILDVKYYVLLPAVSHVGSSLDNMQWESILRSVSAHRSYRWVYDGGDHRAANIADFLILNVQMPRSLAYSYEKITSDLGYIGREYDERLPAHDTAEEVRRSLRSTSVAEIMDQGLHEFLGNFIARNNQLGREISDGYRFYS, encoded by the coding sequence ATGCTCGGAAGAACTGCCAACGGCCTCTATTGGATGTTCCGCTACATCGAGCGGGCCGAAAACGTCGCCCGTCTCGTCGATGCCGGCCTCAGGGTGTCGCTCACCCGCAGTAGTACCTCGGACGAGGACTGGGATGCGGTGTTGCAGAGTGCCGGCGTGCGCGACGCTTTCGGCGCCGGCCACGACACGCTGACCGCGGCCGACGCCATCGATTTCATGCTGCGTGACCCGGCCAATCACTCGAGTGTGGCCTCCTCGATAGAGGCAGCACGCAACAATGCCCGCATGGTGCGCACAGCGCTCACCCGCGAGACGTGGGAAGCGACCAACGAGTGCTGGATCAGTCTCAGGCAGACGCTGGCCCGTCGGCTGAAACCGGCGGATCTGCCGGAAGTGATCGGTGCCATCAAGAACGGAACGGGCCTGATCCGCGGCGCCTTCCACGGATCGATGCTGAGGAACGAGATCTACAACTTCGCTCGCATCGGCACCTTCATCGAACGGGCGGACAATACGAGCCGCATTCTCGACGTGAAGTATTACGTGCTACTGCCGGCGGTGAGCCATGTCGGTTCCTCGCTCGACAACATGCAGTGGGAGTCCATCTTGCGTTCGGTCTCGGCCCACCGGTCCTATCGCTGGGTCTATGATGGCGGCGACCATCGCGCCGCCAACATCGCCGATTTCCTGATCCTCAACGTGCAGATGCCGCGCTCGCTCGCCTATTCCTACGAGAAGATCACCAGCGATCTCGGCTACATCGGCCGCGAATACGATGAGCGGCTGCCGGCCCACGATACCGCCGAGGAGGTGCGTCGCAGCCTGCGCTCGACCTCCGTCGCCGAGATCATGGACCAGGGGCTGCACGAATTCCTCGGCAATTTCATCGCCCGCAACAACCAGTTGGGGCGCGAGATATCCGATGGATACCGGTTCTACAGCTAA
- a CDS encoding circularly permuted type 2 ATP-grasp protein — translation MLTADKDPRTPYRTYHEWYSGQDPARLVAKSRDAENIFRKTGITFAVYGHADSSEKLIPFDIIPRIISGREWRRLAQGIEQRVLALNAFLDDIYHKQEIVRAGRIPARLIERNDAFLPEMIGFRPPGGVYTHIVGTDIVRTGEDQFYVLEDNARTPSGVSYMLENRETMMQMFPELFQINKVRRVEDYPHLLRQSLASLAPPGCKGKPRVAVLTPGIYNSAYYEHSFLADMMGVELVESSDLRVIDGKVKMRTTRGYEAIDVLYRRVDDDFLDPLTFRPDSALGIPGIMDVYRAGNITIANAPGTGIADDKAIYSYMPEIVEFYTGRKPLLENVPTWRCSEPDSLKYVLEHLEELVVKEVHGSGGYGMLVGPAASRKERAAFAAKLKAQPSNYIAQPTLSLSTVPIFVNKGMAPRHVDLRPYVLVSDKVQIIPGGLTRVALKQGSLVVNSSQGGGTKDTWVLED, via the coding sequence ATGCTGACCGCGGACAAGGATCCGCGGACGCCGTACCGGACCTACCACGAGTGGTACTCCGGACAGGATCCGGCAAGGCTGGTGGCGAAATCGAGGGACGCGGAAAACATCTTCCGCAAGACGGGTATCACCTTCGCCGTCTATGGCCATGCCGATTCCTCGGAAAAGCTGATTCCCTTCGACATCATTCCGCGCATCATTTCCGGCCGGGAATGGCGCCGTCTCGCCCAGGGCATCGAGCAGCGGGTGCTGGCGCTCAACGCCTTCCTCGACGACATCTACCACAAACAGGAGATCGTCCGCGCCGGCCGCATCCCCGCCCGGCTCATCGAGCGGAACGATGCCTTCCTGCCGGAGATGATCGGTTTTCGGCCTCCGGGCGGCGTCTACACCCACATCGTCGGCACCGACATCGTCAGGACCGGTGAGGACCAGTTCTACGTGCTGGAGGACAATGCCCGCACGCCCTCCGGCGTCAGTTACATGCTGGAGAACCGGGAAACCATGATGCAGATGTTTCCCGAGCTCTTCCAGATCAACAAGGTTCGGCGGGTCGAGGACTATCCGCACCTGTTGCGCCAGAGCCTCGCGTCGCTCGCCCCGCCCGGCTGCAAGGGCAAGCCTCGCGTCGCCGTGCTCACGCCGGGCATCTACAATTCCGCCTATTACGAGCATTCCTTCCTCGCCGACATGATGGGCGTCGAGCTCGTCGAGAGTTCGGACCTGCGCGTCATCGACGGAAAGGTGAAGATGCGCACCACCCGCGGCTACGAGGCGATCGACGTGCTCTACCGCCGCGTCGACGATGACTTCCTCGATCCATTGACCTTCCGGCCGGATTCCGCGCTCGGCATTCCCGGCATCATGGATGTCTACCGTGCCGGCAACATCACGATCGCCAATGCGCCCGGCACCGGGATTGCCGACGACAAGGCGATCTATTCCTACATGCCGGAGATCGTCGAGTTCTACACCGGCCGCAAGCCGCTTCTCGAAAACGTGCCGACCTGGCGCTGCTCCGAGCCTGACAGCCTGAAATACGTGCTGGAGCATCTCGAGGAACTGGTCGTCAAGGAGGTTCACGGGTCCGGCGGCTACGGCATGCTGGTCGGCCCGGCCGCCTCAAGGAAGGAACGCGCCGCCTTTGCCGCCAAGCTCAAGGCTCAGCCGTCGAACTATATCGCCCAGCCGACGCTTTCGCTTTCCACCGTGCCGATCTTCGTCAACAAGGGCATGGCGCCGCGCCATGTCGACCTGCGGCCCTACGTGCTCGTCTCCGACAAGGTGCAGATCATCCCCGGCGGGCTGACGCGCGTCGCCCTCAAGCAGGGATCGCTCGTCGTCAACTCAAGCCAGGGCGGCGGCACCAAGGACACCTGGGTTCTGGAGGACTGA
- a CDS encoding DMT family transporter has product MTLARLAPILFVFLWSTGWVVAKFADRFADPLTFLAVRYAVAAVLFYMVCRSTGAAWPKKPAAFFHALVSGVLLHGFYLGAVWWAIGQGVPAAISGIIAGLQPLMTGIAATRLVGERLNPSQRLGLLLGFVGIAIAVLPKVFAVDAAAIPAFAVVVNIIGMAFVSGGTIYQKRYLHEGDIRTVATLQYVGALAVTLPAAYLIEDMRIEWSLGLVATLGWAVLGISMGAIMLLLYLIRRGDVSKAASLIYLVPPLAAVEAAVAFGEQLTGWMMAGTALAVVGVYLTNRGARPAQESGVGVRR; this is encoded by the coding sequence GTGACACTTGCCCGCCTCGCGCCCATCCTCTTCGTGTTTCTCTGGTCGACGGGCTGGGTGGTCGCGAAGTTCGCCGACCGCTTCGCCGATCCGCTGACCTTCCTTGCCGTGCGCTATGCGGTCGCGGCGGTCCTTTTCTACATGGTCTGTCGTTCGACGGGTGCGGCATGGCCGAAGAAGCCGGCGGCATTCTTCCATGCGCTGGTTTCCGGCGTTCTTCTTCACGGTTTCTATCTCGGCGCCGTGTGGTGGGCGATCGGGCAAGGGGTGCCGGCGGCGATTTCCGGCATCATCGCCGGCCTGCAGCCGTTGATGACCGGCATCGCGGCGACCCGTCTGGTCGGCGAACGGCTCAACCCGTCGCAGCGGCTGGGGCTCCTGCTCGGTTTCGTCGGCATCGCGATTGCTGTGCTGCCGAAAGTCTTCGCCGTCGATGCGGCCGCCATTCCCGCCTTTGCGGTCGTGGTCAACATCATCGGCATGGCGTTCGTCAGCGGCGGCACGATCTACCAGAAGCGCTACCTGCACGAGGGCGACATCCGCACGGTCGCCACGTTGCAATATGTCGGAGCGCTCGCGGTAACACTGCCGGCTGCCTACCTGATCGAGGACATGCGGATCGAATGGAGCCTCGGGCTTGTCGCGACGCTCGGCTGGGCGGTGCTCGGCATCTCCATGGGAGCGATAATGCTGCTCCTCTACCTGATCCGCCGCGGCGATGTGTCGAAGGCTGCCTCGCTCATCTATCTCGTTCCGCCGCTTGCCGCCGTCGAGGCGGCCGTCGCGTTCGGTGAACAACTGACGGGCTGGATGATGGCCGGAACGGCGCTGGCAGTCGTCGGCGTCTACCTCACCAACAGAGGCGCACGGCCAGCTCAGGAATCGGGTGTCGGCGTTCGGCGGTGA
- a CDS encoding SDR family oxidoreductase: MLQDKIAIITGASSGIGRATALRFAREGAALVVNARGEEALSRLADDVAATGAKVVAVAGDISDEETHRRLVDAALENFGGLDIAVNNAGTAGPYKPLADVSLEEWQETLAVNLTGAFLGARAQIAAMLATGGGSIVFTSTFVGTSVGIPGMAAYGTSKAALMGLVKGITADYGASGIRCNALLPGGVDTPLAGDAAQKEWAAGLHAMKRIADPEEIAAAALFLASPMASFVTGSALYADGGNAAVK, encoded by the coding sequence ATGCTGCAAGACAAGATCGCAATCATTACCGGAGCATCGAGCGGTATCGGGCGCGCAACCGCCTTGCGTTTTGCGAGGGAAGGTGCCGCCCTCGTCGTCAATGCGCGGGGCGAAGAAGCGCTTTCCCGTCTCGCCGACGACGTCGCGGCCACGGGTGCCAAAGTCGTTGCCGTCGCGGGCGACATATCCGACGAGGAAACCCACCGGCGGTTGGTCGATGCTGCCCTCGAAAACTTCGGCGGGCTGGATATCGCCGTCAACAACGCCGGCACGGCCGGGCCCTACAAGCCGCTTGCCGATGTGTCCCTCGAGGAATGGCAGGAGACGCTCGCGGTCAATCTGACTGGTGCATTTCTCGGCGCCAGAGCACAGATCGCCGCCATGCTCGCGACCGGCGGCGGCTCGATCGTCTTCACCTCCACCTTCGTCGGAACCAGCGTCGGTATTCCGGGAATGGCGGCGTACGGCACGTCGAAGGCGGCACTGATGGGGCTCGTCAAGGGGATCACAGCCGATTACGGCGCGAGCGGCATCCGCTGCAATGCGTTGCTGCCGGGTGGTGTCGATACGCCGCTTGCCGGCGATGCGGCCCAAAAGGAGTGGGCGGCCGGCCTGCATGCGATGAAACGGATCGCCGATCCGGAGGAAATCGCCGCGGCTGCACTGTTTCTGGCGAGCCCCATGGCGAGTTTCGTCACCGGCTCGGCGCTCTACGCCGACGGCGGCAACGCTGCGGTGAAGTGA
- a CDS encoding DEAD/DEAH box helicase — translation MTLTTFDDLGLSKNIVATLSALGFATPTPIQEKGIPVVLGGRDLVGLAQTGTGKTAAFGLPMIEMLLKDQSRPENRTTRALILAPTRELVNQIGDNLRSYLRRLPLKINQVVGGASIGKQQMQLEKGTDILVATPGRLLDLIARNAISLRAVRYLVLDEADQMLDLGFIHDLRKISKMVPAKRQTMLFSATMPKAIADLAASFLTDPVKVEVSPPGKAADKVEQHVHFVAGQNAKTEMLKKILNDNPDGRSIVFLRTKHGAEKLMKHLDATGYSVASIHGNKSQGQRERALKGFRDGEIKTLIATDVAARGIDIPAVSHVFNYDLPEVPDAYVHRIGRTARAGRDGIAIAFCGPDEGRLLRDVERLMGIDIPVASGEPPANLSRPVRPQRRGGAGGGGNNRNHQGQGQGRGKSEGGAKADGRPAGKPGHRKGGNGGGQNRSANGNGQNRSGHGRPARSDTAGGRRREA, via the coding sequence ATGACTTTGACCACTTTCGATGATCTTGGCCTCTCCAAGAATATCGTCGCGACCCTGTCCGCACTCGGCTTCGCGACCCCGACTCCGATCCAGGAAAAGGGCATCCCCGTCGTTCTCGGCGGACGCGACCTCGTCGGCCTCGCCCAGACCGGCACCGGTAAGACAGCCGCCTTCGGCCTGCCGATGATCGAGATGCTCCTCAAGGACCAAAGCCGTCCGGAAAACCGCACCACCCGCGCCCTCATCCTCGCTCCGACCCGCGAACTGGTGAACCAGATAGGCGACAACCTGCGCAGCTACCTGCGTCGCCTGCCGCTGAAGATCAACCAGGTCGTCGGCGGCGCCTCGATCGGCAAGCAGCAGATGCAGCTCGAAAAGGGCACCGACATCCTCGTCGCCACCCCGGGCCGCCTGCTCGACCTGATCGCCCGCAATGCGATTTCGCTGCGCGCCGTGCGTTATCTCGTTCTCGACGAAGCCGACCAGATGCTGGATCTCGGCTTCATCCATGACCTGCGCAAGATCTCCAAGATGGTTCCGGCCAAGCGCCAGACCATGCTGTTTTCGGCCACCATGCCGAAGGCGATCGCCGATCTCGCTGCCAGCTTCCTGACCGATCCGGTCAAGGTCGAAGTCTCGCCCCCGGGCAAGGCCGCCGACAAGGTCGAGCAGCACGTTCATTTCGTCGCCGGCCAGAACGCCAAGACGGAAATGCTGAAGAAGATCCTCAACGACAACCCGGATGGCCGTTCCATCGTCTTCCTGCGCACCAAGCACGGCGCCGAGAAGCTGATGAAGCACCTCGACGCCACCGGCTACTCGGTCGCCTCGATCCACGGCAACAAGAGCCAGGGCCAGCGCGAGCGCGCCTTGAAGGGCTTCCGTGACGGCGAAATCAAGACGCTGATCGCCACCGACGTTGCCGCCCGCGGCATCGACATCCCGGCCGTCAGCCATGTCTTCAATTACGACCTGCCGGAAGTCCCGGACGCTTACGTCCACCGCATCGGCCGTACCGCCCGTGCCGGTCGCGACGGCATCGCGATCGCCTTCTGCGGTCCCGACGAAGGTCGCCTGCTGCGTGACGTCGAGCGCCTGATGGGCATCGACATCCCGGTCGCCTCCGGCGAACCGCCGGCCAACCTCTCGCGCCCCGTCCGTCCGCAGCGTCGTGGCGGTGCAGGTGGCGGCGGCAACAACCGCAATCATCAGGGTCAGGGCCAGGGTCGCGGCAAGTCCGAAGGCGGCGCCAAGGCTGATGGACGCCCCGCCGGCAAGCCGGGTCACCGCAAGGGTGGCAATGGCGGAGGGCAGAACCGCTCCGCCAACGGCAATGGCCAGAATCGCTCCGGTCACGGTCGTCCGGCCCGCTCGGACACGGCCGGCGGACGCCGCCGCGAAGCCTGA
- a CDS encoding sensor histidine kinase: MHSIRSRFFLVSVASVLLALTMASLAFIELFRTNLERRVDQELTNHINNIAGALRVTKDDQLALPKTPTDLRFQMPYGGLYWQAEDDVRKQTLRSPSLWDYVLDLPVDVHESGEIHRYHLKGPDESDLIVQERKVILAAPEGEREIRIAAAIDAAELTKAGGEFARDMLPYAAALAIFLIAASLAQLTYGLRPISSVSEGLNRIRERKADRLTGRFPEELRPVVEAVNRLLDSQSEILTRARAAAGDLAHGLKTPLTILANDAETLREKGETELAHELAHIATVMQAHVDRELTRSRLAVNAELHRSVSDLRNTVQTIVRTLKRTPLGEHLDWRISVPADIVLDVDPHDLHELIGNILENASKWSQSWVSVRHVETSGKTMLIVEDDGPGADAEGISLMTERGMRLDTQKPGTGLGLAIVRDIATAYEIDLRIENREEGGLRVTLGFRSTRCAAK, translated from the coding sequence ATGCATTCCATCCGCAGCCGCTTCTTTCTCGTCTCGGTCGCCAGCGTTCTGCTCGCCCTGACGATGGCGAGCCTCGCCTTCATCGAACTCTTCAGGACCAATCTCGAGCGGCGCGTCGACCAGGAACTGACTAACCACATCAACAATATCGCCGGCGCCCTGCGGGTAACGAAGGACGACCAGCTCGCTCTGCCGAAGACCCCGACCGACCTTCGCTTCCAGATGCCCTATGGCGGTCTCTACTGGCAGGCGGAGGACGATGTTCGCAAGCAGACGCTGCGCTCGCCGTCGCTCTGGGACTACGTGCTCGACCTTCCGGTCGATGTTCACGAAAGCGGAGAAATCCACCGGTACCACCTGAAGGGACCGGATGAATCGGATCTCATCGTCCAGGAACGCAAGGTGATTCTTGCCGCACCGGAGGGCGAGCGCGAAATTCGCATTGCTGCCGCCATCGACGCCGCCGAACTGACGAAAGCCGGCGGCGAGTTCGCCCGCGACATGCTGCCTTACGCAGCAGCGCTCGCAATTTTCCTGATCGCCGCTTCGCTTGCACAGCTGACTTACGGCCTGCGTCCAATCTCCTCGGTCAGCGAGGGATTGAACCGCATCCGCGAACGCAAGGCGGACCGGCTGACCGGCCGGTTTCCGGAGGAACTTCGTCCCGTGGTCGAGGCCGTCAACCGGCTGCTCGATTCGCAGTCGGAAATCCTCACGCGGGCGCGTGCCGCCGCCGGCGATCTCGCCCACGGGCTGAAGACCCCGCTGACGATCCTCGCCAACGACGCCGAGACCCTGCGTGAAAAGGGCGAGACCGAGCTTGCCCACGAGCTCGCGCATATCGCGACCGTCATGCAGGCCCATGTCGACCGCGAACTGACCCGTAGCCGCCTCGCCGTCAATGCGGAACTGCATCGTTCCGTCTCCGATCTCCGCAACACGGTCCAGACCATCGTCAGAACATTGAAGCGCACGCCGCTCGGCGAGCACCTCGACTGGAGGATCTCCGTACCGGCAGACATCGTGCTCGACGTCGATCCGCACGACCTGCACGAACTGATCGGCAACATCCTCGAGAACGCCTCGAAATGGAGCCAAAGCTGGGTTTCGGTCCGCCACGTCGAGACGAGCGGCAAGACCATGCTCATCGTGGAGGACGACGGTCCCGGCGCCGATGCCGAGGGCATTAGCCTGATGACGGAACGTGGGATGCGGCTCGACACGCAGAAGCCGGGTACGGGCCTCGGCCTGGCGATCGTCCGCGACATCGCGACAGCCTACGAGATCGATCTGCGCATCGAAAACCGCGAGGAAGGCGGGCTGCGGGTGACCCTCGGCTTCAGGTCAACACGCTGCGCTGCAAAATAA
- a CDS encoding response regulator transcription factor, translating to MRLLLVEDDRLIARNVIAHLEREGFVVTHETDGECGWFTGDSEDFAAVVLDLGLPGLDGLSVLKRWRSGGRAMPVLILTARGNWQERVEGIDAGADDYLTKPFQVPELLARLRAIIRRSCGQSTPVMLIGSIEVDPRTKSVKRDGLPVSLTPLEYRCLVHLAHNRQRNVSQAELTEQLYAQDFERESNSVEVLIGRLRRKLGREIIETRRGYGYRIAGDDG from the coding sequence ATGCGGCTCCTGCTTGTGGAAGATGACCGGCTCATTGCCCGGAACGTGATCGCTCATCTGGAACGCGAGGGTTTCGTCGTCACGCACGAGACGGACGGCGAATGCGGCTGGTTCACCGGAGATTCGGAGGATTTTGCCGCCGTCGTGCTCGATCTCGGCTTGCCGGGACTGGACGGGCTTTCGGTCCTCAAGCGCTGGCGAAGCGGTGGCAGGGCAATGCCCGTCCTGATCCTTACCGCCCGAGGCAACTGGCAGGAGCGCGTGGAAGGGATCGACGCCGGCGCCGACGATTATCTTACCAAGCCCTTCCAGGTCCCGGAGCTTCTGGCGCGTCTGCGCGCCATCATCCGCCGCAGCTGCGGCCAGTCGACACCGGTCATGCTGATCGGCAGCATCGAAGTCGATCCAAGGACCAAGTCGGTCAAGCGCGACGGACTGCCGGTCAGCCTGACACCGCTCGAATATAGATGCCTCGTGCATCTGGCGCACAACCGCCAGCGCAACGTCTCGCAGGCGGAGCTGACCGAACAGCTCTATGCACAGGATTTCGAACGGGAAAGCAATTCGGTCGAGGTGCTGATCGGGCGCCTTCGCCGCAAACTCGGCCGAGAGATCATCGAGACGAGGCGCGGCTACGGTTACCGCATCGCCGGAGACGACGGCTGA
- a CDS encoding PepSY domain-containing protein, with translation MSMRLGDWLSRLSLAGLVAAALLAMPVRVYADDDGHDDGHESSDSDSGDGGHDDGGNDRGGDSGGGSSGRGGGSSSSSDHDDSRDRIQKAVALGKMKSLATLQKILRQRVSGDIVSVELLRVGRRPVYEFRVLKPNGRVVEINIDAETGTVLQIENN, from the coding sequence ATGAGTATGAGACTTGGGGACTGGCTGTCGCGACTCTCGCTCGCAGGGCTGGTCGCTGCCGCACTGCTGGCGATGCCCGTGCGCGTATACGCCGACGACGACGGACATGACGACGGGCACGAGAGTTCGGACAGCGATTCCGGCGACGGCGGACACGACGACGGGGGCAACGATCGGGGAGGCGACAGCGGCGGCGGCTCGAGCGGAAGAGGCGGCGGCAGTTCCTCGTCCAGCGACCATGACGACAGCCGCGACCGTATCCAGAAGGCGGTCGCCCTCGGCAAGATGAAGTCTCTGGCGACCCTTCAGAAGATCCTCCGTCAGCGTGTCAGCGGCGACATCGTCTCCGTCGAACTTCTCCGGGTGGGCCGGCGCCCCGTCTACGAGTTCCGCGTGCTGAAACCGAACGGCCGGGTCGTCGAAATCAATATTGATGCCGAGACCGGCACCGTCCTGCAGATCGAGAACAACTGA
- a CDS encoding PepSY domain-containing protein, which translates to MKKTFIASIFALSALGAVAHAEESTSCDVAKDKWMAEDALKAKLTGEGMEVRKIKVENGCYEVYGIDAKGGKVEALYNPETGEQAGTAGAD; encoded by the coding sequence ATGAAAAAGACCTTTATCGCTTCGATCTTCGCTCTTTCCGCCCTCGGCGCCGTCGCCCACGCGGAAGAAAGCACTTCCTGCGACGTTGCAAAGGACAAGTGGATGGCTGAAGACGCGCTGAAGGCCAAGCTGACCGGCGAAGGCATGGAAGTCCGCAAGATCAAGGTCGAGAACGGCTGCTACGAAGTCTATGGCATCGATGCCAAGGGCGGTAAGGTCGAAGCTCTCTACAACCCGGAAACCGGCGAACAGGCCGGCACCGCCGGAGCCGACTAA